AGAAGCTCCACTTCAGAAATAAGCTGAGAGGCCACTCTACTTCTAAGCACAACCAAATACACCTCGACCTTGCACTTGCAGACACAACAATTCAAATTAAGCTGCAATTCCAACAATGTAACAACAGAATCAAGACTAGTGTTAATTGAATATCCAATGAATAAATGTTGAAAACTAGGTTACCAAGTGAAAAACACACCTGAAAATCAGTGCACTCTCTAGAGAAAGCCTTGAACCCTTTAAAATTAAGGGATTTACAAAGCCCCATGTTATTGTTGTAGAAACTATCAGGTTCTGAGTGCACTAAGTTGATTCACACAATTTTGTCCCATGGAACATAAGCCTGCCATATAAAAATCCTTTCGgctgaagaaaaaacaaaagaatgctAGATATGGGCAGCCTGGGATGTTTCTTCACATTTTAGGTTGGCTCTGGCTCCAAAGTCCTCACAGTCAGGAATTGAGTCAGGAATTGAAACATAAGCATCTAAACAGATAGAAATTCCTTCCAATGGCGCCCTTAAGTGACATGTTAATTCTCTTTCTATTCACAAAGATGATAGAAAAGACTGCAAGGTAGAAGGGTAAATGGCATCGGGAAGCAAAGAAAGGTCACCATTTAAAGGATGTGAAATTGTCATCAAGAAAATGTGAAGAACTTAGTGGGAGAAAAATAGGCATTCATTCAGCCATGCCATGCCAAGCCAAATTCCATGGATTGTTACAACTCACTGTAGTTGAATCAGCAACCCCTAACCATAAACTCCCTGCCATTGCTAGGAAGCAATGGAAGAAGACAAGCACCTTTTAAATAGCCATTGATGCAGGAACAATGCCTAGATGAAGGTGAACCATGTCAATTGGATTTTTGTGTTCAATAGGATATCAAGTTTATTTGTTTATTAGGATTTTTACTAATTgtatttatcttgtaatcttttttctatttttagttttaatgGGTTAATTAGTGATAGTGTTGCATTAGTATTATTAATCCAGTTTTAGATTACAATTAGTAGTGCtttatttttcctcttaaaGAGAGGCTAGTAAGCAACGTAAGAGGCAGATTGGAGAATGAAGTTTAATTGAGTGCTGGATGGGTAAGAAAACAAGGTTGTGTCACGtgtcacctctctctctctctctctctctctctctctctattccaACAACTATTGCAGTCACGCTATAGAGGTCCTACCCTTAGTTTCAAACTGTGAGGGCTAGGTGATTCTTGCTCTGGAATTTAATGGCTGTTTGAATCTGATTTCAAGGTTGTTTTAAATCTCCTATTCTGGTTCAACCGCCTAAAACCCCTTTGAAGAGTATAGAAAACCCACGATACCCTCTCCTTTAACCCTTCTTTATTCCTCGTCTGGAAATAACActtcactttcttttttattaccTCTTACCCTTTATTTTAACTTCATTCCAAATCTATCCTaaatcaataaatcaaataCCTTGTGTCGCCTCTCTTGTCCTTGCCCATTAGCCCTTTGAGATTCTATTTAATTACAGGCGCATTACTTACCCTTGATAACTTCAGATTATTTCTCAGATTGCCActgttatcattttttttttctttcagattTCAATTGTTTGAATGGGGCGAAAAGCGATACAAATATCTGCATCAGCTATTCTAAGTTATTTCAGTACTTAGTCTAGTTATATCTCCCCACCTACCAAAAAAAGATGAGAAAGATACAAtgatcattacattatattcaTGAAATATCGCATTTTGATCAGCCATCCAAAACCACTGAGTGTTGCACAAGCACACAGGTCACAtcaagaagagagatagagagaaatgTTTTGGTCAAAAACAGAGTTAAGAAAATTCTAACCTTGGGTCTGACAAATGAACCAAGTCCCCACAGCTTGTACATGGCTTGTGATATCCGTCAATGGAATTATTGTCAGCTCGAATTATGAAGTGGTAACGCTTCCCACATACAGGATGGCCACTCCATCCTGATACCCAAACCAAATAATACACAAAAAAGAGCAAATGAAAGAAAGACAGATCAGACCTCTGGTGACAAAAAACCAAATTATAGAAGAAAAAATTGGAACTCAAAAGGCCAAAATCGACTACCAGATATCAATCCATGTTAAAAAATGCAACCAAAGCACAGTAACCAATTTCAGTAATGTAAACAAAGCActtatccaaaataaaaatgcaaccaAATCGTGCAACCCAGTTGGAAACTGCAGTCTACACACTCCCTAATACCTCCCACTTAAAGTACTAGGATATAGACTGTATTCGGGATCATGGATTTAGCCCACGGTATCAGTGACCGTCGATAAAACGGTATAGGGGAATCCCTTGACCTTGGATCGCTACAAAAGTGGGATAGGCATCGACATGACTGGGAGGTGGTTTGAACTTTGTCTAGCAGGGGGATCCTAGATGGGTGTACTTTTCCTTTGCACAAAAACCAAGGACAAGAtggagagaatctcttcattcatCACTTCTGGTGGTTGGATGAGATTCCTATATCATTGCCAAGGGTATATGGGGCTTCATACATTGTGGGATAAATATAAGACAGTTTTCGATCACCCAAGACGAAGAAAGAATCTCTTCCCTTGTGAGTTCTGGCACTTGGATGGGACTCCTGGAACAGTGAGGAGAGTAATCCAGACATTCGTATAAAATACATACGAGGAGTAATTATGACAATCATTAATTGACAAAGATTCTTGTTTCACATAGGTGAAGTAAaacttttgttttaattttttagagAGTTTCTCCACCCCTGGTAGAGAGAATCTCAATGGGATGTCATAATTATGGAAACCTTCACCATAGATGAATAGAATCTTGCTACTAGATGTCAGAATGCTTTCTCGCTCATATACGAATGTCTGAAATGCCCTTCCCATTGTCCAAGAGTCTCATCTAACTGCCAAAAGACATTGGATGAAAAGATCCTTCGTTCATTGTAGTTGAAAGAATACTGGTTCAGTTTAATGCAATATCATTAAGAAGAGCccaaatagagaaagagagagagagagagagagagagagagagatggtccAGTCCATGCAGGACCGCGTCAAACCTATACTCTAGAGTCAAGGACTCAGGACCAGAAAATCCATCACCAGCAGATTTTGTGTGCATATACTCGCAATATCTTACTACCCTTAAAGGCCTCTCAACCGTACACGTGTCGCATCCACCAGCATATTTTTTAGGTGGATAAGTCCTATATATCACTAGGAGGAGAGAAAATGACTGTAGGCCCTATAACCACCATCGCGACACGTGTCAACGCTTAAGCCTTGCTAATTGTGTGCAAAGCACTACGTTGTCATTCTTGACCGGGCACAAAGAGGTGGAACCAATCCATGAACCAACTCCAGGACCAGTCGACATCAGCGACTCTGTGAAGGTTAAAGGAGTCTTTCCCACTAAAATATCGCGAGAAAACTCATAAATATCGCAGTTACTATATTTAAAATGACAGCTGTCCACTCACGGTACATTACTCGCAAgcccaaaaattaattaataaatagaaTAATCTATCTAAAAAGCAAAAACCGGTACACGAGATGTCTTTATCACGAGATAATGACGCAAATATCGCCACGTCACCAAGCAATGGAAAAACCTAACATTCCCGCCTCGAACATAAGTAAAAAAACCGGCACCGGAAACCGGCAAAGAGTCTAGAAATCCACTCTACAGTGTGTGAATGtgaaatcgaaacaatgattTAATGGTTTATAGTTAGAAATTTACTAAAAAATACTCACCACCAACACGGCACTGATCGCAGTAGACAGACCTAGACCTGGTGACATCCTCTTCGACGACGTCGAGAGCGACGACCGTAGGAGACGAATCAGGTCCCTCTACCAACTCGCCGATCCGGAACAAGATCTGCCATGTGAGAAGATGTGGGAACAAAGACGAAGGTGGAGGTAGCTGCGCATGCTTCGAGAGGAACGATCGTACGTTCAGCCTGAAAGGTCCGTCTGGGTGGTTAACACCACTGGAGGGTTCGTCTTTGGAGTAGGCAGGAAAGTTCAGGAAGTCGTAGAGATCTGCGGTGACTCTCCTCTTAATCCTCTTCAAGGGCCTACCGTCCAcaaccatgatgatgatgatcgtAACGACGACAAAGAATTTGAGTTGTTTTGGTGTCAGATCTGGTTTTTGGTCCGCCGATCTTGGCTAGATCTGAGACAGTAAGGGttagttcaatttttgtttttgatatttAACAAAAGTTTGATTTTTATGATGTTTTTCGAGTCTCGAGTCTCGAGTCTCGAGTCTCGAATCTCTAATCTCGATTTCTTTGATCAGAGAAGgaacaaaatagagaagaagatgaaaagaggACGGAAGAGAACGAAGAACAGCGAAAGTTAAGATTAGGGTTTCCAAAGCGACCTAGgaatagaagagagagggagaccaTGCGGCGTTGTGCTTTAGTTAGGGtttcttttaatcttttccCACCTTTTCTTGGTTTTCTTGGGGTTTCGTATGTTTTGGCTTTCGAGAAAGTAGAGTCGGTTTTCTAtttattctctctcctcatttattcttttttcGTTTCCCTGCCCTTTTtaaaattctttattttctctttacAGTTTACGCGCGCTTTCAGCTCTTTCTAAAAAGTAAGAGGGAAAATACTTGGGAACTAAGAAATTTCACATTGAAATTTACTTAAATAGCCTCAATCtttatttaattacttttataGATTCTTTTGTTAGTGTATGATGACGAGATTAACCTTGAGATTTGGAACGTTGAGTTGTGCAGCAGAAAGAGGAGGGGTCAGGAGAATCTTTTCGACTAGGAAATCTCGTGATTAACATGAAAATACTAATTTACCCCTGGAAATTTGGTGGAATTACAAGGGCGTGGCCCTAGGATTTGGAAATTGGAAAGGCGGTTGGAGTTGGGATTGAGggtttttcaaattttggtttggGTGTGAAGAGTCAAAAGTTGGAAACTGGAAACTCCCAGGGAGGACCGTTTTCTGCAACCTTAATTGTCTTTGTCTGTTTTGCCACGTGTTCTTATCCTATTTCGTAGTCTTTCCGAGGTCTGACGTTTTCCTTTCCCCGATGAATATTTTGGtcgctttaccaaaaaaaaatttgaatattttGGTCGTGTGGGCCACAAAACCTATGGGCCAACAAGCCCAAGTTGTCCCAAGTATATCTTCGTCGGCCTAcaaaattaattataaattgTTCATAGGAAGATAGTACGTATTTACATCACCATGGTTTCAGTGCAAGGTATCGGATCGGGTATTGGTCACTTgtaaaatcgatatgatattgCTATGGTATGGACATGGATCAGTTATATTGAACAAGTCTACCTTTGCTttaaaattggtttttttaCTGTTATTTCATCCATGCAGTATTGATATTGGTGGCTAGCGATACCCATATGTATCACTCAATACGGGAGATTCGATATTGATATCTCAAACCATGAACGCAACACAACAAGCTAGTTATACTTGGTACCTAGCAAATAACttagagcccgcttgataatcTTATGATAAAcggaaaaacacccaaaaatcgCTTAATAACGAAGTGATTTTTGTGAGTGTTTTTGgaaatataaatcaaaatttatgctccctggaagacttttgacagagacatgttctgtcgttctgtgctgaaaattaaaagtaGTGCCCGATAAACTGTTCACGCCTCtaacctctctctcacctctcatGCCTCTAGCCATTGAAACCTTGtacaacctgcaactcatcttggaGGTAAGAACGACCTCGTActctatccctttctttctctcactctatctcttcctctctctctcttctgtcaCTCGCTCTCTGTTCGCAATTTTGTTCACAGAAACCCTAAGAACCACGATTTCTGTGTTCATCCACTGGAGTGAACTGACAGCTGTGGTTATTAGGGTTTCCCACTTGAGAACCTTCGCGGAGAAGTAGGAACCCAAGAAACCTTCATCGTTGCTGCAAACTTCAACAAAATCACTAGTTCAATATGCTTTCGCAATTACTAGAAACGAGAAGACCTCCCTCACTAAAAGTCCAATCGAAGGGAAATTTCAGGGTAGGTATCCAAATGGACTACCCTCTTAAGTACAAAgtacttattcacccaaaagatcAAGCCAAACCACTAAAATCATACCTGGTGGTAGAACAGATATCatatttgatttcagtttgataTATGACAGTAGGGTTGGATTTAGGGTATAAGAAACAAGGGCTAGGGTCGCACAAGAGAATCGATTCAGACCCCAGAGTTTGGGATGGAAAGATGAATAACTGAGAAGGATCTGTGTCTCTCTTGTGGAACCAGATCAAGCTGGGACTGAACAGAACAAAATAGGGATGCATGGgtatggaaaaaataaaaaagggaagaaatatAAGTCGGCCAAGTCAGCGACTCGCCAAGCAAACACACACAGAAGGTACGATCCATtgataaaagatttaaaagcAGGTCGCAATTGCAGACAAGACCTataaccaagagaagaagaagaagaggaaaaagtgaaaaaagaaaaacgttttccagaacaggtttaccaagcgggtcaaaaacgaTTTCTTagcacagaaaagaaaaaaactgttCTGCTGTTTCTCAGGACATAACCAAAACAGAAACAGCAGTAaagttatcaagcgggcacttaGCTTCTCAAAATTTAGGACATAAGTAGACTTTTTCATtcaatatttaattataaaaaaaagattttctttGTTCGGGAGTATAACATATGGTAGCGCTCtctgaatctatctctctccttccataATAGAGGGGCAtaggggatgagagagatagactcaggGAGATGCCAATGTATGCTCCACTCAAATTTCAGTTTAATTGGAGTTTAGAGGaaaaaaggaaaccaaaatattttttttaaaaaaataagagtcAAAATTGGTCATTTACCTAGCTCTCAAATTACAATTTGTATCCTCCTCTTGCCACCTGCCCGTGCAGCTGGTGTGCAGCTTCACACAAgtaggggtgaaatgaccgccccacctaCTGGATAACTTATTGACCAATTTGAGTAAGAATTCACCTAATTGATTTGGAGACGAATGTGCCTGATTTGATTTATAATCAACCAGACCTTTATTCTGATAAACATTAATTCTATGGGAACTATCTCAAACCTATTTATGTCAAGTCTGGCCAATACTGGATTAGTTTGACCAATACGTTATGAATCAAGAATCTATTtcaataatgcataccaaacacaacttaaAATTCTAAATAGAACCATTCTTAAAAGGCAAAAGTTGCTTAGTATTGAGGTCTACatgtccaaaaaaaattgaataccATCTAATCAGCCATATGCTAGAAACTGGGCCATTTTGACAAGCTCATCTTGATACACCATCTTGAGCACTGTTTTAGTAAGTACCGACTACAGTATTAGTCTCAGTCGATATCAATCCTGATCGGCCCGTATCAAATAGAGTTGTCCCTGGTTTTCGTTATAAATTGGTTCGTACTGATCCATCGATACGGGATGCCCGAGAATCGATTTCTGATTCCTCAAGCCATAGTCCTGAGTATCTTAGCCCTTTACCTTGGGGagaacttatatatatatattaatatatacagCCAAGAGGAAGCAAAGCAGTTCTAAGCATTGTTTCATGAGTAATTTTGAAGATCTAAGTACATTCAAGAGATAGACAAACTTCTATCTTGCATAAAAGTAGTTTCTTCATCTtgtaataaaaattgaaaaaaaaaaaaaaaaaaaagttctttcATCATACGGTCTTCTTTGAGCTCTTCGTCAAAAGATCAACGTTCCAAacagctccatctccttctccacATGTGTTGTGTACGTCTTTCATACGCTCCACAGATTTGCATATTCCACTGCATGACCAATCAAATGATGCCACACACACGTTTCCCGTTTGAGCTTTCCATTCGCAATCTACATGGCACATGATTGAAATAATAATTATACATAATACAATAACCGTATGATCATAATCGTCCATGGTGGTATGGAACTAATATACAGTATACATACCTGGAGGGGTCCCACAGCACATCGAACGGTCATCAACGTGTTCAACCTCCAAACCAATGAGCCATGATCCTAGGGAGACATCCTCGTTGGCGTATCTATGCAATATAGGCCTGTGCACACGAGATAAATACCATCAAACaaatctctatatatatatgtataaaaaaaacaaaaggtaaagGGAAGATCAACACGTGTACGGTAGAGAACTCACGCATTGATAGAGATATAAGCAGCAAGATCTTTAGAAATGGCATAAATTTGACCAGTGGCATGCCTGAAGTATTTGTTCCCTTCCTCTCCAAATTTCCAAAATTCTGGCTCATGATATTTCGCACTCCTTAATCAACAAAGAAGCAATCTTTATTAGGCATTTTAAGAGGACTTTTTTAGGAGGCCCGGTCTGGCCGGTCCGTTCTGGTCCTGAGTGTCAACTGGGTCAGGCCTCAAAACCAAAGGCCAGAATGGGCTGACAGTTGAATTCCATGTAAGAATGTGGGCTTGGGCTGGCTTGTTAAGCCTAACCCAAACCACCAAATAATGTTTGGGTTTATAGACCCTGTTTCTCTCCAttcatggtgaagagagaatctatTCATCCACCCCATCTGATCCTCTACTTGGACTGGAGAAGGGTATTTTTTGGATCATGAACAATAAAGGGTGCGCGTTAATGATAAACCCATAGTCTAATCATAACATCACATCACCATTGATGAAGcgattctctcttcaccttgggtgaaggaaaacttaaaaTCGAAGAATTAAAGTGCAGATtcaaaaacaaatcaaacaaCACATATGCATGTATCGATCATGGTTCACCTATCACACATTTAACTCACTTTTCTGATAGAACCGGACCAGACTTCATGCAGCCAATATAAATTCTTGGTATCGACCGGTATCTTGATAGCGTAGTTGCAAGCATACCTATTAAACATTAAACACAACATTAGCAATAAACGTTGCTCTAATTAGTGCACCTTTAGTAGTAGGGGAAAATATATAAGAAGCTTACCCAAATTGAGATGGATATCATCGTCTACTTTAACATAGAAATCGGCATCCCACATAGTTACGGCCATAGAGAAGTACAACCTTGTCTTTGTGGAGAGTTCATGGTAACCTTCAATGTGCTTGAGTCGGAGGAAATCCTTGTGTTCTGCATCTTCTGCATCGATGGATCGGTCGAGGACACCACCCGGTGTGGCACTATGTCCAATTACAAATCTAATAACtatccccttttcttcttctaattgcTTAAGTTTAGCTCCTGCATTCATATACAAAGATGATCATAGGAAAGAACCAGTTTTAAGGGTTTTTATTGTGTCATTTAATTCAAATCTTGTAATGAATTTAATGGTAATACTATAAAGAACAGTTCGTAGGCCGGAAGCCCAACCCATTATGACCTTCGTAATATGGGCTAAACTGGCCTAAGTCAACCTGATTTTTAAAAACCGGTTTAGTTTTGCTGGGACAGAGTGGAACCAAACCTGCAGGACACCTTGGTTCAGGTTGAGGGCAATAACTTTCAAGTGGGAAAGGTTTTAACCAACCTGCCTTGACTTTTGATCACCTGTTATGCGTTTGGTATGCTTTCTAGataaaaaatgcattccaagaaatcaGACCAAacataattttaattttatgaatTCCATTATAGCTGCATAGTTCAGTCTCTTTAACCacaatttagggtttagatctTCGTTTAGTAAAGTGCTTGCAACTCACAAAATGAGATTGAGAAGATGAGATGACAAATATACATTACATAAATAGTGGGTCTAGATCTTTAAGATCATGGATGGAGAATTTAGCttgtctctagggagcccagcacccccagggtgctgccagccgttgggctgtgccacacacattcCTAGgcgtgcaccgagatgtgtgtggcacagctcgaccgctggatgccccctggcagcaccttGGGCGTTGGGCTCCCTAGAGATGATCCTGATCCATGGATGGAAGACTTAAGGCTGAATTTGGTATGTGTTTTtttaaaatgcataccaaacacaacccaaATTAAACAGTTTTTTATGTTCTAACTAAAAGAATTTAGAAGTACGAGTGCATCCTGTTGTCACCAAGCAGGTGAATTAAGAGATTGTATCCCTACTTTTTTGTcatttgtcttattctcaaaagttatttaatgcaagagtaattttcttatttcacatggacaatgaTAACTTTTGAATATGATATAATGATAAATCGCTTTCAagttattttgaaaatctttttttacCCATAACAAaaataacttttaagaataaaataagagataaaaaataagattataatcttattgtaaccaacTTTGATTATGACAAGATTTTCCCTTTAGGTATACCATGCAAATTGCATGTTTGTAAATTAGGGACAAATAATGATTTAAATACTTTTGTTACATGTCATTTTCAACGCTTTGATCTTGACCCTATTAAGGTGTAGAGTTTTTGACACCCTAATGTAATACTTATTCGGCAATATTCTTTGCGCCGGGGCGCAGGCTGCATCTAGACACATTGGAatagg
The sequence above is a segment of the Telopea speciosissima isolate NSW1024214 ecotype Mountain lineage chromosome 7, Tspe_v1, whole genome shotgun sequence genome. Coding sequences within it:
- the LOC122668021 gene encoding probable beta-1,3-galactosyltransferase 8; this encodes MKLEKKIVFGLRRSIGTVCLLPKTDTETKKMRGKPISGKAILALCIVSFLAGSFFAKRKWNHVAENKDFRLPVIQNRVKKLGQALRSDCDHKSRMAEAYPGDIMEEVTKTHQAIQELDKTISTLEMELAVARTSETSIVGTKERAPKTLKKAFVVIGINTAFSSKKRRDSLRETWMPRGAKLKQLEEEKGIVIRFVIGHSATPGGVLDRSIDAEDAEHKDFLRLKHIEGYHELSTKTRLYFSMAVTMWDADFYVKVDDDIHLNLGMLATTLSRYRSIPRIYIGCMKSGPVLSEKSAKYHEPEFWKFGEEGNKYFRHATGQIYAISKDLAAYISINAPILHRYANEDVSLGSWLIGLEVEHVDDRSMCCGTPPDCEWKAQTGNVCVASFDWSCSGICKSVERMKDVHNTCGEGDGAVWNVDLLTKSSKKTV